Proteins encoded within one genomic window of Burkholderiaceae bacterium:
- a CDS encoding DUF1446 domain-containing protein gives MTRQIRYLSPTGILGVGFSEDHFRAALSRDLAFIGCDAGSTDGGPANLGGNKPFFSRAAVKRDLRILIIGARSIDVPLLIGSCGGSGGNWNLNWMREIVQEIAREENLRFRIAVIESEPPREALIEKYRAGKVRALDPAPAIDEAVLRDADHVVAMMGAEAYVAALEGGADVVLAGRSTDAAIFAAVPVARGFPPGLCWHAAKIMECGGAAVVTMEKPEGMICTITDEHFTLEPVSPLQQCSPLSVAAHALYETADPYKMLEPGGEMDLTDAQYDAVDERRVRVRGSHFKPLPYTVKLEGAAKIGYRAMVLGGVRDPVILEQFDSWFGGLKAHIAENVEAIYGPSIRGRYDIHYKVYGSNGVLGAREPHPERIGNEIGLLMVTLAETQELAYSIAGQAAHMVLHHSVPQWEGLLSNLAFPIAPHFWNLGEAYKFVLNHVVELDHPLELHPIRYEEA, from the coding sequence ATGACCCGACAAATCCGCTATCTCTCGCCGACCGGCATCCTCGGCGTCGGCTTCTCCGAGGATCACTTCCGTGCTGCGCTGTCGCGCGACCTCGCGTTCATCGGCTGCGACGCCGGCTCCACCGACGGCGGCCCGGCGAACCTCGGCGGCAACAAGCCGTTCTTCTCGCGCGCCGCGGTCAAGCGCGATCTGCGCATCCTCATCATCGGCGCGCGCTCGATTGATGTGCCGCTGCTGATCGGATCGTGTGGCGGCAGCGGCGGCAACTGGAACCTGAACTGGATGCGCGAGATCGTGCAGGAGATCGCGCGCGAGGAGAACCTGCGTTTCCGAATCGCCGTCATCGAATCGGAGCCACCACGCGAAGCGCTGATCGAGAAGTACCGCGCCGGCAAGGTGCGCGCGCTCGACCCGGCGCCGGCGATTGACGAAGCAGTGCTGCGCGACGCTGATCATGTCGTCGCGATGATGGGTGCCGAGGCCTACGTCGCCGCGCTCGAAGGTGGCGCCGACGTCGTGCTTGCCGGCCGCTCGACCGACGCCGCGATCTTCGCGGCGGTTCCGGTGGCGCGCGGCTTCCCGCCCGGCTTGTGCTGGCACGCCGCGAAGATCATGGAGTGCGGCGGTGCCGCGGTCGTGACGATGGAGAAGCCCGAAGGGATGATCTGCACGATCACCGACGAGCACTTCACGCTCGAGCCGGTGAGCCCCCTGCAGCAGTGCTCGCCGCTGTCCGTCGCCGCGCACGCGCTGTACGAAACCGCCGACCCGTACAAGATGCTCGAGCCCGGCGGTGAGATGGACCTGACGGACGCGCAGTACGATGCGGTCGACGAGCGCCGCGTGCGCGTGCGCGGCAGCCACTTCAAGCCGCTGCCCTACACCGTCAAGCTGGAAGGCGCGGCGAAGATCGGCTACCGCGCGATGGTGCTCGGCGGCGTGCGCGATCCGGTGATCCTCGAGCAGTTCGATTCGTGGTTCGGCGGCCTGAAGGCGCATATCGCCGAGAACGTCGAAGCGATCTATGGCCCGTCGATTCGCGGCCGCTACGACATCCACTACAAGGTCTACGGCTCTAACGGCGTGCTCGGCGCGCGCGAGCCGCATCCCGAGCGCATCGGCAACGAGATCGGCCTGCTGATGGTCACGCTCGCCGAGACACAGGAGCTGGCCTATTCGATCGCCGGCCAAGCCGCGCACATGGTGCTGCACCACTCGGTGCCGCAGTGGGAGGGCCTGCTGTCAAATCTCGCCTTCCCGATCGCTCCGCACTTCTGGAACCTCGGCGAGGCCTACAAGTTCGTGCTGAACCACGTCGTCGAGCTGGATCACCCGCTCGAATTGCACCCCATCCGCTACGAGGAGGCCTGA
- a CDS encoding class II aldolase/adducin head domain-containing protein produces MIETTSDEAALRADLAACYRILAMLGWTELIYNHITVRVPGPQLHFLINPFGLHYSEVTASNLVKIDFEGRIVGASKWPVNPAGFTLHSAIHRGVPGAHCVMHTHTTAGCAVASARDGLSMDNFYSAQLHDRVAYHDFEGITVHADEGPRVAQSIGDKQAVILRNHGLLAWGSSIAQAFAVLWTLQRACEIQIAGAALGPTIPIPETVQRKASADALQFDPKHGGGRDVFDALVRQVDRIDRSFRE; encoded by the coding sequence ATGATCGAAACAACATCCGACGAAGCCGCACTGCGCGCAGACCTCGCCGCCTGCTACCGCATCTTGGCGATGCTCGGCTGGACCGAGCTGATCTACAACCACATCACCGTGCGCGTGCCGGGGCCCCAGTTGCACTTCCTGATCAACCCGTTTGGCCTGCACTACAGCGAGGTCACGGCGTCAAACCTCGTGAAGATCGATTTCGAAGGTCGCATCGTCGGCGCATCGAAGTGGCCGGTGAACCCGGCCGGCTTCACGTTGCATTCGGCGATCCACCGCGGCGTGCCCGGCGCGCACTGCGTGATGCACACGCACACCACCGCCGGTTGCGCGGTGGCAAGCGCGCGCGACGGCCTTTCGATGGACAACTTCTATTCGGCGCAGCTGCACGACCGCGTCGCATATCACGACTTCGAGGGCATCACGGTGCACGCCGACGAAGGGCCGCGAGTCGCGCAGTCGATCGGCGACAAGCAAGCCGTGATCCTGCGTAACCACGGCCTGCTCGCATGGGGTTCGTCGATCGCGCAGGCGTTCGCTGTGCTGTGGACATTGCAGCGCGCCTGCGAGATCCAGATTGCCGGCGCGGCGCTGGGGCCCACCATCCCGATTCCCGAAACCGTCCAGCGCAAGGCCAGCGCCGACGCGCTGCAGTTCGATCCGAAGCACGGCGGCGGGCGCGACGTGTTCGACGCGCTGGTGCGGCAGGTGGACCGCATCGACCGTTCATTCCGCGAGTGA
- a CDS encoding 2-dehydropantoate 2-reductase, whose product MKICIYGLGAVGGLMAAKLAASGATVSAVARGATLAAVRERGLALIETADGAEREMLVKLVASDRPADLGVQDLVVVAVKTTGLADVAREIAPLLGPDTAVLSAMNGMPWWFFHGLAPRQRALRLSTVDPAGVVSRAVSPERVIGCVTHLSAATPAPGTVRHVAGNRLIVGEPTGGTTSERAQRTAAAFRQAGFDVDEAASIQQEIWFKLWGNMTVNPISAITGATGDRILDDELVRAFMSRCMVEASQIGARIGLPIDADPEIRHAVTRKLGAFRTSMLQDVEAGKWVELDALVGGVIEIARQLEVATPNIDTLFGLARLHARVRGLYTT is encoded by the coding sequence ATGAAGATCTGCATCTACGGCCTCGGCGCCGTCGGCGGGCTGATGGCGGCAAAGCTGGCCGCCAGCGGCGCGACGGTGAGTGCGGTGGCACGCGGCGCGACGCTCGCCGCCGTGCGCGAACGCGGACTCGCGCTGATCGAGACCGCAGACGGCGCCGAGCGCGAGATGCTCGTCAAGCTCGTCGCAAGCGATCGCCCTGCCGACCTCGGCGTGCAGGACCTGGTCGTCGTCGCGGTCAAGACCACCGGCCTCGCCGATGTCGCTCGCGAGATCGCACCGCTGCTCGGCCCCGACACGGCTGTGCTGTCGGCGATGAACGGCATGCCGTGGTGGTTCTTCCACGGCCTTGCGCCGCGACAACGTGCGCTGCGATTGTCGACAGTCGACCCGGCCGGCGTGGTATCACGAGCGGTTTCGCCGGAGCGCGTCATCGGTTGCGTGACGCACTTGTCGGCGGCTACGCCGGCGCCCGGTACCGTGCGCCACGTCGCCGGCAACCGGCTCATCGTTGGAGAGCCGACCGGCGGCACGACGAGCGAGCGAGCGCAGCGCACCGCGGCGGCGTTCCGCCAGGCCGGTTTCGACGTCGACGAGGCAGCGTCGATCCAGCAGGAGATCTGGTTCAAGCTGTGGGGCAACATGACGGTGAATCCGATCTCGGCGATCACCGGGGCCACCGGCGATCGCATCCTCGACGACGAGCTGGTGCGTGCCTTCATGTCGCGCTGTATGGTCGAGGCTTCGCAGATCGGCGCGCGCATCGGACTGCCGATCGACGCTGACCCCGAGATCCGCCACGCGGTGACGCGTAAACTCGGCGCGTTCCGCACCTCGATGCTGCAGGACGTGGAAGCCGGCAAGTGGGTCGAGCTCGACGCATTGGTCGGCGGGGTAATCGAGATCGCACGCCAGCTCGAGGTGGCGACGCCGAACATCGATACGCTGTTCGGCCTAGCGCGGTTGCATGCGCGCGTGCGCGGGTTGTACACGACCTGA
- a CDS encoding FAD-dependent oxidoreductase yields MSFEFAPYPFTATRHPARLPLLTQGAEPGRHPVVVIGAGPVGFCSAIGLARHGVPVVLLEADDSVCFGSRAICISRRSLEIAERLGALSGFLKIGLPWTGGRSYYRDAEVLHFEMPSDENQKLPPMINLAQYSIEQILLDRAEQLAQAIDIRWQTRLSGITVRADGVELAVATPAGDYRIDADWVIAADGGRSFVRDALGLQLEGTSYEGRYVIVDILLDSARPTERLAYFDPPCNRGSTVLVHKQPGNVWRIDYQLQDGEDPDAAIRPENVLPRVTSLLDMMGEKGDWKPIWIGIYKANALTLPSYRHGRVLFAGDAAHLVPIFGVRGANSGIDDADNLAWKLAFVIKGLASDSLLASYSVERVAATHENLSYGTKSTEFMAPPSFAFELMRTAVLGLAGRHPSLSSLINPRQTSAITYEKSPLNVAGDDAAFTAGPQPGAVLAECPITITVDGVQREGYLTDLLSLPPAPSFVALVFGDGGASDALHDLRQQLASRKVPFKTLSIAPKAGSGGATARDSTGRLFGLYGAAPGTVYLVRPDGHVLGRWRTPRLAELLAAIDRALGH; encoded by the coding sequence ATGAGCTTCGAGTTTGCGCCGTACCCGTTCACCGCCACACGCCATCCGGCGCGCCTGCCGCTGCTCACCCAAGGTGCGGAGCCCGGGCGTCACCCGGTGGTCGTGATCGGCGCCGGCCCGGTGGGTTTTTGCTCCGCGATCGGGCTGGCCCGGCACGGCGTGCCGGTGGTGCTGCTCGAAGCCGACGACTCGGTCTGCTTCGGCAGCCGGGCGATCTGCATCTCGCGGCGCAGCCTGGAGATTGCCGAGCGGCTTGGCGCCCTGTCCGGATTCCTGAAGATCGGCCTGCCCTGGACCGGCGGGCGCAGCTACTACCGCGATGCCGAGGTGCTGCACTTCGAGATGCCGAGCGACGAGAACCAGAAGCTGCCGCCGATGATCAACCTCGCGCAGTACAGCATCGAGCAGATCCTGCTCGACCGCGCCGAACAGCTCGCGCAGGCTATCGACATCCGCTGGCAGACCCGGCTCTCGGGCATCACCGTGCGCGCCGACGGCGTCGAACTCGCGGTAGCGACCCCGGCCGGCGACTATCGGATCGACGCCGACTGGGTGATCGCCGCCGACGGCGGACGCAGCTTCGTGCGCGACGCGCTCGGGCTGCAACTCGAAGGCACGAGCTACGAAGGCCGCTACGTGATCGTCGACATCCTGCTGGACAGCGCGCGCCCGACCGAGCGACTCGCCTATTTCGACCCGCCGTGCAACCGCGGATCGACGGTGCTGGTGCACAAGCAGCCGGGCAACGTCTGGCGCATCGACTACCAGTTGCAGGACGGCGAAGACCCGGACGCTGCGATCCGGCCGGAGAACGTGTTGCCACGCGTCACCAGCCTGCTCGACATGATGGGTGAAAAGGGCGACTGGAAGCCGATCTGGATCGGCATCTACAAGGCGAACGCGCTGACGCTGCCGAGCTACCGCCACGGCCGTGTGCTGTTCGCCGGCGACGCCGCGCATCTGGTGCCGATCTTCGGCGTGCGCGGAGCGAACTCGGGCATCGACGATGCCGACAACCTGGCGTGGAAGCTGGCGTTCGTCATCAAAGGCCTGGCCTCGGATAGCCTGCTCGCCAGCTACTCGGTCGAGCGCGTCGCCGCGACGCACGAAAACCTGAGCTATGGCACGAAGAGCACCGAGTTCATGGCGCCGCCGTCGTTCGCGTTCGAGCTGATGCGCACGGCCGTGCTGGGCCTGGCGGGCAGGCACCCGAGCTTGAGCTCGCTGATCAATCCGCGGCAGACCTCGGCGATCACCTATGAAAAGTCCCCGCTGAACGTGGCCGGCGACGACGCCGCTTTCACCGCAGGCCCGCAGCCCGGCGCGGTGCTCGCGGAATGCCCGATCACGATCACGGTCGATGGCGTTCAGCGCGAGGGTTACCTGACCGACCTGCTGTCGCTGCCGCCGGCGCCCAGCTTTGTCGCGCTGGTGTTTGGCGACGGTGGCGCGTCGGACGCGCTGCACGATCTTCGGCAACAGCTTGCGTCGCGCAAGGTGCCGTTCAAGACGCTATCGATTGCGCCGAAGGCGGGCAGCGGCGGTGCGACCGCCCGCGACAGCACCGGGCGACTGTTCGGGCTGTATGGCGCCGCGCCCGGCACGGTGTATCTGGTGCGCCCCGACGGTCATGTGCTCGGCCGCTGGCGCACGCCGCGTCTGGCGGAACTGCTCGCGGCGATCGACCGCGCGCTCGGACATTGA
- a CDS encoding 4-hydroxy-2-oxoglutarate aldolase/2-dehydro-3-deoxyphosphogluconate aldolase yields MAVTQSLTALDVLRDAPVIPVIVLTDTAHALPLARSLVAGGIRMLEVTLRTPEALACIALIARELPQAVVGAGTVRSAADARAAARAGARFAVSPGYTAAVGHACHDLGLPLLPGVATASEIMAAQHDGFTALKFFPAMQAGGAAMLRAWSGPFGDIVFCPTGGVTPQNAPELLALANVACVGGSWLAPVDAMAAGDWARIEALAREAADFNRKNTQQP; encoded by the coding sequence ATGGCTGTGACGCAGAGCTTGACCGCGCTCGACGTACTGCGCGACGCGCCGGTGATCCCGGTGATCGTGCTCACCGACACGGCGCATGCGCTGCCGCTGGCGCGCTCTCTCGTGGCCGGCGGCATCCGCATGCTCGAAGTGACGCTGCGCACGCCCGAGGCGCTCGCCTGCATCGCGCTGATCGCGCGCGAACTGCCGCAGGCCGTGGTCGGCGCCGGCACGGTGCGCAGCGCGGCCGACGCGCGGGCCGCGGCGCGGGCCGGCGCACGCTTCGCGGTCAGCCCCGGCTACACCGCCGCGGTCGGCCACGCCTGCCACGACCTCGGCCTGCCGTTGCTGCCGGGGGTCGCGACCGCGAGCGAGATCATGGCCGCGCAGCATGACGGCTTCACGGCGCTGAAATTCTTCCCCGCGATGCAGGCCGGCGGCGCCGCGATGCTGCGCGCCTGGAGCGGCCCGTTCGGCGACATCGTGTTCTGCCCGACCGGCGGCGTCACGCCGCAGAATGCGCCGGAGTTGCTGGCGCTGGCGAACGTCGCGTGCGTCGGCGGTTCGTGGCTCGCACCGGTCGATGCGATGGCCGCGGGCGATTGGGCGCGCATCGAGGCGCTGGCCCGTGAGGCAGCCGATTTCAACAGAAAAAACACGCAACAGCCCTGA
- a CDS encoding Phosphogluconate dehydratase produces the protein MKLNAIVASVTARIEERSRAERSAYLERLRQAAARPRSAERLGCSNVAHAVAGLPAGDKLRVVAERAPNIAIVTAYNDMLSAHAPLGTYPDLIKDEARRQGATAQVAGGVPAMCDGVTQGRPGMELSLFSRDVIALSAAVALSHDMFDAALLLGVCDKIVPGLLIGALHFGHLPAVFVPAGPMPSGLSNPEKAKVRERAARGEVGRDELLKAEMGAYHAPGTCTFYGTANSNQMLLEAMGLHVPGTAFVNPGDALRERLTREAVRTVLGIVQARRYTPIGEIVDERCIVNAMVALLATGGSTNHLIHWVAVARAAGHTIDWDDFAELSNVVPLLARVYPNGVADVNQFQAAGGPGFVIRELLDAGLVHEDVLTVRDGGLREYTRVPHAAEPVAQTALRGDDDLVPLTLADEVADLRAAPAQPEPDARSAGATGVAAGRLVWRDPGASGDLEILRPVAAPFSPQGGLKLLQGNLGRAVLKVSAIPDDRHLIEAPARVFDSQQALQAAFRAGELERDLVCVVRWQGPHANGMPELHKLTPPLAVLQKKGFRVALVTDGRMSGASGKVPAAIHVWPEAAVGGPLAKVRDGDTIRIDAEAGTLAVLVPDAVWAARPAQAMPEALRESNAHGLGRELFAAFRRNALNPEQGACTWL, from the coding sequence ATGAAACTCAACGCCATCGTCGCCAGCGTCACCGCGCGCATCGAAGAGCGCAGCCGCGCGGAGCGCAGCGCTTATCTGGAGCGGCTGCGCCAAGCGGCGGCGCGCCCGCGCAGCGCGGAGCGGCTCGGCTGCTCGAACGTCGCGCACGCGGTGGCCGGGCTGCCGGCCGGCGACAAGCTGCGTGTCGTGGCCGAGCGCGCGCCGAACATCGCGATCGTCACCGCGTACAACGACATGCTGTCGGCGCACGCGCCGCTCGGAACCTATCCGGACCTGATCAAGGACGAGGCCAGGCGCCAGGGCGCGACCGCGCAGGTCGCCGGCGGCGTGCCGGCGATGTGCGACGGCGTCACGCAGGGCAGGCCCGGCATGGAGCTGAGCCTGTTCTCGCGCGACGTGATAGCGCTTAGCGCCGCGGTCGCGCTGTCGCACGACATGTTCGACGCGGCGCTGCTGCTCGGCGTCTGCGACAAGATCGTTCCCGGCCTGCTGATCGGCGCGCTGCATTTCGGCCATCTGCCGGCGGTGTTCGTTCCGGCCGGGCCGATGCCGTCGGGCCTGTCGAATCCCGAAAAGGCCAAGGTGCGCGAGCGTGCGGCACGCGGCGAGGTGGGACGTGACGAATTGCTGAAGGCCGAGATGGGCGCGTACCACGCGCCCGGCACCTGCACCTTCTACGGCACCGCGAACAGCAACCAGATGCTGCTGGAAGCGATGGGCCTGCATGTGCCGGGCACCGCGTTCGTGAATCCGGGCGACGCACTGCGCGAGCGACTGACGCGCGAGGCGGTGCGCACCGTGCTTGGCATCGTGCAGGCGCGCCGCTACACGCCGATCGGCGAGATCGTCGACGAGCGCTGCATCGTGAACGCGATGGTTGCGCTGCTCGCGACCGGTGGCTCGACGAATCACCTGATCCACTGGGTCGCGGTCGCGCGCGCGGCCGGCCACACCATCGACTGGGACGACTTCGCCGAGCTTTCCAACGTGGTGCCGCTGCTCGCGCGGGTCTACCCGAACGGCGTGGCCGACGTGAACCAGTTCCAGGCGGCCGGCGGCCCCGGTTTCGTGATCCGTGAACTGCTCGACGCCGGCCTGGTGCACGAGGATGTGCTGACCGTGCGAGACGGTGGCCTGCGCGAATACACCCGGGTGCCGCATGCGGCGGAGCCGGTCGCGCAGACCGCTCTGCGCGGCGACGACGATCTGGTGCCGCTGACGCTGGCCGACGAGGTCGCTGATCTGCGGGCCGCGCCGGCACAGCCAGAGCCTGACGCGCGCAGCGCGGGTGCAACCGGAGTGGCTGCCGGCCGCCTGGTCTGGCGCGATCCGGGTGCCTCGGGCGACCTGGAGATCCTGCGGCCGGTCGCTGCGCCGTTCAGTCCGCAGGGCGGGTTGAAGCTGCTGCAGGGCAATCTCGGTCGCGCGGTGCTGAAGGTGTCGGCGATTCCCGACGACCGTCACCTGATCGAAGCGCCGGCCCGCGTGTTCGATTCGCAGCAGGCGCTGCAGGCGGCGTTTCGCGCCGGCGAGTTGGAGCGCGACCTGGTCTGCGTGGTGCGCTGGCAGGGGCCGCACGCGAACGGCATGCCCGAACTGCACAAGCTCACGCCGCCGCTGGCGGTGCTGCAGAAGAAGGGCTTTCGCGTCGCGCTGGTGACCGATGGGCGCATGAGCGGCGCATCGGGCAAGGTGCCGGCTGCCATCCATGTCTGGCCCGAGGCGGCGGTGGGCGGGCCGCTGGCCAAGGTGCGGGACGGCGACACGATCCGCATCGACGCCGAGGCCGGCACGCTGGCCGTGCTGGTGCCGGACGCGGTTTGGGCCGCGCGCCCCGCGCAGGCGATGCCCGAGGCGCTGCGTGAATCGAACGCGCACGGGCTGGGCCGCGAGCTGTTCGCCGCGTTCCGGCGCAACGCGTTGAACCCGGAGCAGGGGGCCTGCACATGGCTGTGA
- a CDS encoding Cation transport protein ChaC, with translation MADPLAPPPVRDPAAMLAQTLAAWGGRSDPWIFGYASLIWRPDFDFAEQRPARVQGWHRALKMWSRVNRGTPDCPGLVFALLSGGSCRGLAFRVRRRDAVDVLAALWQREMPGAVYDPRWLACRTPQGDVRALAFTLSRRSPSFTGELSPEQYQDIFVRSHGRYGTTQDYARQTLHGLRARGIHDRALQQLLALAEGGDR, from the coding sequence ATGGCCGATCCGCTCGCACCACCCCCCGTGCGCGACCCCGCCGCGATGCTGGCGCAGACGCTGGCCGCCTGGGGCGGCCGTTCCGATCCATGGATCTTCGGCTATGCATCGCTGATCTGGCGGCCGGACTTCGACTTCGCCGAGCAGCGGCCGGCGCGGGTGCAGGGCTGGCACCGGGCGCTGAAGATGTGGAGCCGGGTGAACCGCGGCACACCCGACTGCCCGGGGCTGGTGTTCGCGTTGTTGTCGGGCGGCAGCTGCCGCGGCCTCGCGTTCCGCGTGCGCCGGCGCGACGCGGTCGACGTACTGGCCGCGCTGTGGCAGCGCGAGATGCCGGGCGCCGTCTACGACCCGCGCTGGCTCGCCTGCCGGACGCCGCAGGGCGACGTGCGGGCGCTCGCGTTCACGCTCTCAAGACGCAGTCCGAGCTTCACCGGCGAGCTCAGCCCCGAGCAGTACCAGGACATCTTCGTGCGCTCGCACGGACGCTACGGCACCACGCAGGACTATGCGCGCCAGACCCTGCACGGCCTGCGCGCGCGGGGCATCCACGACCGCGCGCTGCAGCAGTTGCTGGCGCTGGCCGAAGGCGGCGATCGCTGA
- a CDS encoding Molybdenum cofactor cytidylyltransferase, giving the protein MPTEPSSKLPTVLVLASGRGERFAASGGTVHKLQASLAGRTVLERTLAAVRASGLSWHLEDAGHPGMGDSIAAAVAATPNACGWLILPADLPLVLPETLRAVANALLPNEGGHEVVVPVVQGQRGHPVGFAAVCRADLLKLQGDRGAASVIRSHDASELIVDDIGCVTDIDTLDDLARAEALLRRAG; this is encoded by the coding sequence ATGCCTACCGAACCTTCTTCAAAGCTGCCGACGGTGCTGGTGCTCGCCTCCGGCCGCGGCGAGCGCTTTGCCGCGTCCGGCGGCACGGTGCACAAGCTGCAGGCGTCGCTCGCGGGCCGCACCGTGCTCGAACGCACGCTCGCCGCGGTGCGCGCGAGCGGCCTGTCCTGGCACCTGGAAGACGCCGGCCATCCCGGCATGGGCGACTCGATCGCCGCCGCCGTTGCCGCCACGCCCAACGCCTGCGGCTGGCTGATCCTGCCCGCCGACCTGCCGCTGGTGCTGCCCGAGACGCTGCGCGCGGTGGCCAACGCGCTGCTGCCGAACGAAGGCGGGCACGAGGTGGTGGTGCCGGTGGTGCAGGGCCAGCGCGGCCACCCGGTCGGGTTTGCCGCGGTATGCCGCGCCGATCTGCTGAAATTGCAAGGAGATCGCGGTGCAGCCAGCGTCATCCGTTCGCATGACGCTAGCGAATTGATAGTGGACGACATCGGCTGCGTGACCGACATCGATACGCTCGATGATCTGGCGCGGGCCGAGGCGCTGCTGCGGCGCGCCGGTTGA
- a CDS encoding Pyridoxamine 5'-phosphate oxidase, translated as MTKTSESVADLRRNYGRAELDEATSHADPLAQFDQWLTEAIAAEVPEPNAMTLATVASSLRPSTRVVLVKGYDARGIVWYTNYESRKGRELAGNPYAALQFHWVELERVVRIEGVVQKVSADESDAYFKSRPLDSRIGAWASPQSQVIAGRGVLVANAAKYSAQFLLHPPRPPHWGGFRLVPDAYEFWQGRKSRLHDRLRYRRDGEAGWIRERLAP; from the coding sequence ATGACAAAGACCTCCGAAAGCGTCGCCGATCTGCGCAGAAACTACGGGCGCGCCGAACTCGACGAGGCCACGTCGCACGCCGATCCACTGGCGCAGTTCGACCAGTGGCTGACCGAGGCGATCGCGGCCGAGGTGCCCGAGCCGAACGCGATGACGCTGGCCACGGTCGCGAGCAGCCTGCGCCCGAGCACGCGCGTGGTGCTGGTGAAGGGCTACGACGCGCGCGGCATCGTCTGGTACACCAACTACGAAAGCCGCAAGGGCCGGGAACTGGCCGGCAACCCGTACGCGGCGCTGCAGTTCCACTGGGTTGAGCTCGAACGCGTGGTGCGGATCGAGGGCGTGGTGCAGAAGGTGTCGGCCGACGAGAGCGACGCTTACTTCAAGAGCCGGCCGCTCGATTCGCGCATCGGCGCCTGGGCCAGCCCGCAAAGCCAGGTGATCGCCGGGCGCGGCGTGCTGGTCGCGAACGCGGCGAAATACAGTGCGCAGTTCCTGCTGCACCCGCCGCGCCCGCCGCACTGGGGCGGCTTTCGGCTCGTGCCGGACGCTTACGAGTTCTGGCAGGGCCGCAAGAGTCGGCTGCACGACCGGCTGCGCTATCGGCGCGACGGCGAGGCCGGCTGGATCCGCGAACGGCTCGCACCCTGA
- a CDS encoding Peptide-methionine (S)-S-oxide reductase MsrA: protein MDNTMTQQIETLTLAGGCFWCTEAVYVKVRGVTDVESGYSNGHTEHPSYEQVCTGRTGHAEVVKLSYDPAQIGVREILEIFFLIHDPTTLNRQGNDTGTQYRSGIYWSTEAQKKVAEDMIAELTRDKVYGAAIVTEVLPVSNYWPAEDYHQDFFENNPTQGYCMAVAAPKVAKFRKTFADRVKA from the coding sequence ATGGACAACACGATGACACAGCAGATTGAAACCCTGACCCTGGCCGGCGGCTGCTTCTGGTGCACCGAGGCGGTGTACGTGAAGGTGCGCGGCGTCACCGACGTGGAAAGCGGTTACAGCAACGGCCACACCGAGCACCCGAGCTACGAGCAGGTCTGCACCGGCCGCACCGGGCATGCCGAGGTCGTCAAACTGAGCTACGACCCGGCGCAGATCGGCGTGCGTGAAATCCTCGAAATCTTCTTCTTGATCCACGACCCGACCACATTGAACCGGCAGGGCAACGACACCGGCACCCAGTACCGCAGCGGCATCTACTGGTCGACCGAGGCGCAGAAGAAGGTCGCCGAAGACATGATCGCCGAACTAACCCGGGACAAGGTGTACGGCGCGGCCATCGTCACCGAGGTGCTGCCGGTGTCGAACTACTGGCCGGCCGAGGACTACCACCAGGACTTCTTCGAGAACAACCCGACCCAAGGCTATTGCATGGCGGTGGCGGCGCCGAAGGTCGCGAAGTTCCGCAAGACCTTCGCGGACCGGGTCAAGGCTTGA
- a CDS encoding Protein-L-isoaspartate O-methyltransferase — MKAMMNVEQARFNMIEQQIRTWEVLDDRVLRLLALLRREDFVPPQHRALAFVDMQIPLPPQTHPSQCMLEPKVEARLLQELALQSDQKVLEIGTGSGYMAALMASQARQVITLEIEPELARFARGNLKRAGIANVEVREVDGSQGILLDAPFDAIMVSGAVASVPRHLLEQLKVGGRLAAIVGDQPVMQATFVTRAEQDGWRTEQPWDTMAPRLKNFPVPSPFTF, encoded by the coding sequence ATGAAAGCGATGATGAACGTCGAGCAGGCGCGCTTCAACATGATCGAGCAGCAGATCCGCACCTGGGAGGTGCTCGACGACCGCGTGCTGCGCCTGCTGGCGCTGCTGCGGCGCGAGGACTTCGTGCCGCCGCAACACCGCGCGCTCGCTTTCGTCGACATGCAGATCCCGCTGCCGCCGCAGACGCACCCGAGCCAATGCATGCTCGAGCCCAAGGTCGAAGCGCGGCTGCTGCAGGAGCTCGCGCTGCAGTCCGACCAGAAGGTGCTGGAGATCGGCACCGGCTCCGGCTACATGGCGGCGCTGATGGCGAGCCAGGCGCGCCAAGTGATCACGCTCGAGATCGAGCCCGAACTCGCGCGCTTCGCACGCGGCAATCTCAAGCGCGCCGGTATCGCCAACGTCGAGGTGCGCGAGGTCGATGGCTCACAGGGCATCCTGCTCGATGCGCCGTTCGACGCGATCATGGTCAGCGGCGCGGTCGCCTCGGTGCCGCGCCACCTGCTGGAACAACTGAAGGTCGGCGGCCGGCTCGCGGCGATCGTCGGCGACCAGCCGGTGATGCAGGCGACCTTCGTCACCCGCGCGGAGCAGGACGGCTGGCGCACCGAGCAGCCCTGGGACACGATGGCGCCGCGGCTGAAGAATTTCCCCGTGCCTTCGCCATTCACGTTCTGA